The following proteins are encoded in a genomic region of Sorangiineae bacterium MSr12523:
- a CDS encoding diacylglycerol kinase: MVFSSTWRRSNGKGSSPAVGAGLAILVNANAKRGGRRIAAQLGRALPGARIRLTKTIDEIEGWLKTVRDARCILAAGGDGTAIALLNAMHHVLPKNEALPIVGLLPLGTGNAWARSTGARKLGQLVGVLAGLGPGTLPTRRFGLVECEGVLTGFAGCGWDAQILNDYKNQLEASRGPGKRVAKSVYGYLGAMLFRTTPKQLVSGRPHVLIENMGDEVYTVDSKGKIVKIEGVGNGAVLYEGLASVAGCATVPEFGYGFRAFPFAERLPGYLSVRIYDRSALGAITDLHPLWHGTHPLRGMRDWFSTAVRMTFSRPMPLQIGGDAVGERQTVDYRISERTVEMLDWRSLN, encoded by the coding sequence GTGGTTTTTAGCTCGACCTGGCGACGCTCCAACGGAAAGGGCAGCTCCCCCGCGGTGGGTGCTGGCCTCGCCATTTTGGTCAACGCCAACGCCAAGCGCGGCGGACGCCGCATCGCCGCCCAACTCGGACGCGCCCTCCCCGGGGCCCGCATCCGCCTGACGAAGACCATCGACGAGATCGAGGGCTGGCTCAAAACGGTGCGCGACGCGCGCTGCATCTTAGCTGCGGGCGGCGACGGCACGGCCATCGCGCTGCTGAACGCGATGCATCACGTGCTGCCGAAGAACGAAGCCCTCCCCATCGTCGGACTCCTTCCCCTGGGAACCGGCAACGCGTGGGCGCGCTCCACCGGGGCACGCAAGCTGGGTCAGCTCGTGGGCGTGCTCGCGGGACTCGGGCCCGGAACCCTGCCGACGCGGCGCTTCGGGCTGGTCGAGTGCGAGGGCGTGCTCACGGGCTTTGCGGGCTGCGGCTGGGATGCGCAGATCCTCAATGATTACAAGAACCAGCTCGAGGCCTCGCGCGGACCGGGCAAGCGGGTGGCCAAGAGCGTGTACGGCTACTTGGGCGCCATGCTCTTTCGCACGACGCCGAAGCAGCTGGTGAGCGGCCGCCCGCACGTGCTGATCGAGAACATGGGCGACGAGGTCTACACCGTCGATTCGAAGGGCAAGATCGTGAAGATCGAAGGCGTGGGCAACGGCGCCGTTCTTTACGAGGGCCTCGCCAGCGTGGCCGGGTGCGCAACGGTGCCGGAGTTCGGCTACGGCTTCCGCGCCTTCCCCTTCGCGGAACGCCTTCCGGGCTACCTCAGTGTGCGCATCTACGACCGCAGCGCGCTGGGCGCCATTACGGACCTGCACCCGCTCTGGCACGGCACCCATCCTCTGCGCGGCATGCGCGATTGGTTCTCCACGGCCGTGCGGATGACCTTCTCGCGACCCATGCCGCTGCAAATCGGCGGCGACGCCGTGGGCGAGCGGCAGACGGTCGACTACCGCATCAGCGAGCGCACCGTCGAGATGCTCGACTGGCGGTCTCTCAATTAA
- a CDS encoding 1-acyl-sn-glycerol-3-phosphate acyltransferase, whose protein sequence is MLSSRLSPERGSLALSLRTVYETFAISWPTVVDAALGRVRKDVCDERLRSWSQKIVAHTRIQLDVRGREHLEKSRSFLVMSNHQSHYDIPVVFAVVGGNIRMIAKKELFKVPVFGAAIREAGFIEIDRSNRQRAVESLEIAKKMLSDGVHVWIAPEGTRSRTGELLPFKKGGFNLALEAQLSILPITIDGTKDILPPDTMRSYPDVNVKIVIHPPIDARAYASNGSGIADFKASRDKLMTDVREAIERGF, encoded by the coding sequence GTGCTTTCATCGCGTCTGTCGCCAGAGCGTGGCTCGCTGGCTCTCTCGCTTCGCACGGTCTACGAGACGTTTGCCATCAGTTGGCCCACGGTCGTCGACGCCGCCCTCGGGCGGGTCCGGAAGGACGTCTGCGACGAGCGCCTGCGTAGCTGGTCGCAAAAAATCGTCGCCCATACCCGCATCCAGCTCGACGTCCGAGGCCGAGAACATCTCGAGAAGAGTCGTTCTTTCCTCGTGATGAGCAATCACCAGTCGCACTACGACATTCCCGTGGTGTTCGCCGTCGTGGGCGGGAACATCCGAATGATTGCCAAGAAGGAACTTTTCAAGGTCCCCGTATTCGGAGCGGCCATTCGCGAGGCTGGCTTCATCGAAATCGATCGGTCGAACCGCCAGCGCGCCGTGGAAAGCCTGGAAATCGCGAAGAAAATGCTCTCCGACGGCGTGCACGTGTGGATTGCCCCCGAGGGCACACGCAGCCGCACGGGAGAGCTCCTCCCCTTTAAGAAGGGTGGATTCAACCTGGCCCTGGAAGCTCAGTTGTCCATTCTTCCCATCACCATCGACGGTACGAAGGACATCCTGCCGCCGGACACGATGCGATCGTACCCGGACGTGAACGTGAAGATCGTCATCCACCCGCCCATCGATGCCCGCGCTTATGCAAGCAATGGTTCGGGTATCGCGGATTTTAAAGCCTCGCGGGATAAATTGATGACGGATGTACGGGAGGCGATCGAACGTGGTTTTTAG